TAGCAAATGCTGCTGATACTCGCATTATGTTGGCAGACGCTTCAGCACCTGAAGCGCATAGTGATGGCGTAGGCGCTACCCTTAGCGATACTGCGATCACTGCGAAAATTAAGGCGAAATTGTTGACAGATGATGGCCTGAAGAAATCAAAAATTGATGTGACCACAACGAATGGCGTAGTGACTTTAGAGGGTTCAGCTACTAGTTCAGCAGCAAAATCACGTGCTGGAAGCATTGCCAAGGCAGTCGATGGTGTTAAGAGTGTAGATAACACTGTCAAAACACCTGATAGCAATAAAACTGCTGATAAAGCTAAGCGTGAAGTTTCTGATAGCTGGATTACCACCAAAGTGAAATCAGCGATCTTGGCTGATAGCGTGACCAAGGGTTTTGACGTTAGCGTAGAAACCACAAAGGGCGTGGTAGTGCTTAAAGGTCAATTAGCTAGTGAAGATGCGCTTGATCACGTAAAAGATATTGCTGCCAAGATTGAAGGAGTGAAGAGTGTTGATACAGCAGGTGTTCGTGTAACTACGATGTAATTTAGTTGTCATGACTATTGTAAAGATGTGGGGCGTAATTGACCAAGTTAGAGTCAATACGCCTCATATCATGTAATTAATTAAGAGATTGAATGGGGTGAGATTTGCAACGATATCTGGATCGGTTTTATGTAAGCTTTGAATACATAAGATTTAAATTAGATAGGGCTCGCATATGAACCACTTAAAGCATGATGCCTTTAAGTGGTTGCAGCCATTTTTCTTGTCTTTACCTTTCTTGTTAGCGGGCTGCGGATCATTACCCACTATCAATCCAGATATGGCACTTCACTCTCCAAAGCCTATACACATGGAGGGTGCGCGGGGCCCATTATCCAATAAGCAAAGTAAAGCGATATTAGCAAAACTGCAAAAAGGTGCAGATGACACCAATATCTTTGACCGCCATCTGGCGATTGAGCAAGAGATTGGCGATAGCCCACTAATGGTCGGTAACCATGTTGATTTGTTGGTAGATGGCCCAGCCACATATGAATCCATGTTTGCTGCAATCGCACAGGCAACTGATACGATTGATATGGAAACTTTCATACTTGAGCCAGACGATATAGGCCAGCGCTTTGTGGATGCCCTGTTACAGAAGCAACTTGAGGGTGTGCAGGTTAACCTGATTTATGACAGTGTCGGTTCTTTGAATACCCCAAAATCTTTCTTTCAACCTTTAGTTGATGCTGGTGCGCACGTCATTGAATACAATCCAATTAACCCCTTGAATACACGAAAGGGCTGGGAGTTGAATGAGCGAGACCATCGCAAGCTGTTGGTGATAGATGGCAAGATTGCCTATGTCGGCGGTATCAATATCAGTAGTGTGTATTCATCAGGTTCTTTCGGTAGCACATTTGCCAGTCTCGGTAGTAGCAAACGCCACAAAGAATCGCTCGAAGATAAGACCGAAGATGGCAAGCAAACTAAAAAGTCAGAGGGACTTGCCTGGCGGGACACCCACATGAGGATGGAGGGCCCAGTCGTAGGCGAATTCCAGAAACTATTTATGACGAGTTGGGAAAAGCAAAAAGGCGAGCCACTTGAAAATCATGACTATTTCCCCGCGCCAGTAAGTGCTGGACGAGACGTTGTACGCGCTATCGGCAGTACACCTGATGATCCATTCAGTTTGATGTATGTGACTTTGATCTCGGCGATTAATAGTGCTGAGAGCCAGATATACATTACCAATGCCTATTTCGTGCCTGACAAGCAAATGCTGGCGGCGCTTAAAGAGGCGGCAGGGCGTGGTGTAGATGTGCGCATATTGTTGCCAAGCACGACTGACTCTAACCTGGTGTTGTACGCATCACACTCTTACTATGATGAATTACTCGAAGCTGGTGTGAAGATCTACGAGCGGCAAGATGCATTCTTACATGCAAAAACTGCAATGATTGATGGCGTGTGGTCCACTGTGGGCTCAAGCAATATGGACTGGCGTAGCTTTTTAAATAATCAGGAAATCAATGCCGTGATTCTAGGGCAAGACTTTGCCGACCGCATGCAAGCACTGTATGAAAAAGACTTGCAAGACTCAAAACAAATCACGCTATCTGAATGGGAGCATCGCTCTTTGCTCAAGCGCCTGAAAGAGACGGGCGCACGTTTGTGGGCACGCTTTCTCTAGCATTCAGATATTATTTATCAAGCCTAGTAATAATTGTCTAAAACGAGACCGCCGTGCGCTACTAAGCTAGGGGCGATTGACGTATAGTCCAGCTTCTACAGCAAGCCCTTGATGGAAGCCATGCCTGATGAAGTTAATCCCAACCCAGCAAGTTAATCGCTTATTGAAAAAACTAGGGCCTGGCCTGATTACTGGGGCGGCAGACGATGACCCAAGTGGCATAGCGACCTATTCCCAGGCTGGGGCGCAGTTTGGCATGAACATGTTGTGGACTGTATTGTTCACATACCCCTTGATGGTAAGCATACAAATCGTCAGCGCAAAAATCGGCAGGGTGACGGGTCGTGGACTCGCTGACAATATCCAGCAACATTTCCCAGCTTGGTTACTTTATGGCGTGTTGAGCTTATTGCTGGTCGCTAACACCATTAATATCGCCGCTGACATCTCTGCCATGGGCGAAGCGTTTAAATTGATTGTGGGCGGCTCTGCGCATCTCTACGCGCTGATATTTGGTTTGGCCTCATTGCTGTTGCAGGTGTTTATTCCTTACCGCCGTTATGTGCGCATTCTCAAGTGGCTTACATTATCGCTTCTGGCTTACGTAGCCACTGCATTTGTGGTGCATATCCCTTGGACGCAGGTGCTCGTCACGTCACTATTCCCACATATCAGCTGGCAAACAGAGTACATAACCACCGTGGTGGCGGTATTTGGTACTACCATCAGCCCGTATCTGTTTTTCTGGCAAGCTTCGCAAGAGGTAGAGGAGCAGCTTGCTGACCCACAATCAAAACCATTGATTGCTGCCCCTGAGCAAGCCGCAGATAGCCTGCGGCGCATTAAGATTGATACGATTATTGGCATGGGGTTTTCTAATCTGGTCGCTTTTTTTATTATTTTGACGACAGCCGTTACGCTCAATTTGCATGGCATCAGCGATATACAAACCTCTGCGCAAGCAGCATTAGCATTGAGACCAATCGCAGGTGAGTTTGCATTCTTGTTATTCAGCGCAGGTATCATTGGAACAGGCCTGCTTGCTATCCCTGTGCTGGCTGGTGCATCTGCTTATGCGATGGCAGGGGCATTTAAGTGGGAGCATAGCTTGGAGCTCTCACCAAAAATGGCAAAACCGTTCTACGCGATTATTGTGTTATCTACCTTGATCGGTGTTGGTTTGAGTTTTAGTGCAATAGACCCGATTAAAGCGTTGTACTGGAGCGCAGTGATTAACGGGGTGATTTCAGTACCGATTATGGCGGTGATGATGCTGATGGCAGTGAAGCCTGAGATTATGGGGCAGTTTGTCATCTCTAGACGCCTTAAATCATTAGGCTGGCTGGCTACATTTATGATGGCGCTTGCTGTGGTGGCCATGTTTGCAACGATTTGAGCGTTGCACTTAGTTCTAGTGATTAATCCGTTTTAATAGCGTAATAAAATCAGCTGCTGGCATGGGTTTTCCCATCAGGTAGCCTTGGTACATATCGCAGCCATGCGCATCGAGAAACTCTAGTTGCTGCTGTGTTTCTACGCCTTCAGCAACTACTTTCAAGCCTAACGTGTGAGCAATCTTGATGATAGTCGCGGTGATCGCACGGTCATCTTCATCTTTTTCAATATCCATTACAAAGCTGCGGTCGATCTTTAGTACATCAAGAGGGAATGTCTTGAGGTAGGCCAGTGATGAATAGCCTGTACCAAAATCATCAATCGAGAGGCTGACGCCTTTGCTACGCAATTGATTCAGCGTTTCAACCATTTCACTCTCACGTTGCATCAATATGCTTTCCGTCAGCTCAAGCTCCAGATATTCCGCGGGGAATTGCGTGATTTCCAGCACATCAGAGAGTGTTCTTACGATGTTTCCGTGGTGAAATTGATGGGCCGAGAGATTCACGGCTAAGTTGAGTGGTAGCAAACCCGCGTCTATCCATTCTTTACCTTGCCTGCAGGTTTCAGCTAATACCCATTCACCTAGCGACTTGATCAGGCCTGTTTCTTCTGCAATGCCGATAAATATAAATGGCATGATCAGGCCGTCTACTGGGTCTTGCCATCTCACCAAGGCTTCAGCGCCGATGATGCGGCCTGAACGTATATCTACCTTAGGCTGGTAATACACGCGTAATTCATTATTGGGGATAGCTTGTCGTAACCTTGATTCAATATGAAAACGATCGCGCGCTGCTTGTGTCAGGCTTTCTGAGAAATATCGTATGCAGCCGCGGCCAGCATTCTTGGCTTGATACAAGGCAGCATCCGCATGTTGTAAAAGCTCCAGTGCTGATTCACCATGCCCAGGGAACATGCTCACCCCGATGCTAGTGCCTATGCGTACTTCAACATTATTGGAAAGCGTCCAGGGCGCTTCTAAAGCCGTAATGATACTGCTGGCGATCTTACTTACATCTTCTTGCGAGTTAATACCTTCAATCAGAATGGTGAATTCATCGCCACCCAGCCGCGTTACCGTATCCACGGCCCTTAGCTTGTTGAGGAGTCGCTTGGCAACTTGCTGCAGCAGCTCATCTCCAGCAAGATGGCCAAAACTATCATTCACGTTTTTAAAGCGGTCCAGGTCAAGCATCAATAAGGCAATCATCTTGCCTTCGCGCCGCGCGACTTCAACCGCGTGATCCAGCCTTGAAAGTAGCATCAAGCGATTAGGCAGGTGAGTGAGCGGGTCGTGATGCGCGAGAAATTCCAACTGGTCTTCGGAGGCTTTGATATTGGATATATCAGCAAATACAGCCACGTAATTAGTAGTGTCGCCCAGCTCGTTTTTAATTGAACTGATGCTCATTAATTGGGGGTAAACCTCACCGTTTTTTCGGCGATTCCACATCTCGCCTTGCCAGTGGCCTGTTTGTATCAGGATATCCCACAAGTCAGAGAAGAACGAGTCATCATGCCGGCCAGAATTAAGCAGTTTGGGCGATAGATTGATGACTTCTTCCGAATCATAGCCAGTGATGTCGGTAAATGCTGAGTTGACCATCATGATGCGGCTATTTTCATCGGTCACCATGATACCTTCACGCGTATTTTCAAATACAGCGCGTGACATGCGGTGCTGTTCTTCATTATTCTTGAGTATGGTGATGTCAGTAATTGTGCCAACAAAGCCCATAAAATGGTGGTGCTCATCGTATTCTGTAGCAGCTTGGCCTTTTACCCAGACAGTTTTGCCATCGGCACGTATAAACCTGAACTCTTGATTAAATGTCTGTTTAGTCGAAAGTGCTTCTTTCCATTTGGCACTGATACGAGGGCGATCTTCTTCATACAAGGCGTTCAGCCAGCGATTGCTAGTCGCTTGTTCCAGTTTGGTCTCGGTAATGTCTGACCAGCTTTTATTCACATAAATGAAATGTCCTTTAGCATTGGTATGGAATATGCCAACTGGGGAAGACTGGGCCAAGGTATGAAATAAGGTTCTGCTTTTTTGTAATGCATCTTCAGCAATTTGTTTTGCCCTGTCTGCCTCCGAGGCAGAGACAGCAAACGATACGTTGTTGGCGAATTGATCAAGCAAATCGACCACTCTTGGCTCAAAAGCGCCTGCTTCACCCATATATAGATTGAGTGTGCCGATCACCTTGCCATTGGTATTCAGCGGCAAGGTGATCATGCTTTTGTATCCATGGCCAAGGGCTACTTCTCGCCAGTAGGTCATCCTTTTGTCTGTGGCGATGTTATCTACTACTACATATTTTGCTGTGCTGATTGCAGTGGCAATTGGGCCATTCTTCAAGTCTTCTATGCTGACCTGGTTGGCCTCTATCTTGTTCAGGTCAATGGTCAGGTTTTCAATATAACTGCCAGTTTCTCCTGCGCTGGAGATGACATTCACCTTATTGGCTTGTTCGTCTATTAAACCTATCCACGCCATTCTGAAGCCGCCATCGTCGACTGCGATATTGCAGGCTTCATGCAATATCTCTAGCAATGGAAGTCTATGCATAATCAGCTTATTCACATTGCTTAACATCAATAACAAACGGTTAGTGGATTGGGTTTCAAGCTCGACTAACTTACGCTTGGTGATGTCATACGCTTGCACCAGTCTTGCAGCATGCTCATTGAATATGATTGGGTGAGAGGTGATTTCTACATCAATCAGGCTGCCATCTTGTTTCCAGTGCAACCATTCACCAAAACTTTTAATGTGATTATTTTCAAAGCTGGGCATAAGCTGAAGCAGCCGCTGCTGCTCTTCTATGGGTCGCATTTCCAACAGCGTCATGGAAAGAAACTCTTGTTTTGACCAGCCATACAGGCTCACAGCGGCTTCGTTCACAGCAAGAAAATCGAGTGTTTTGATGTTGAATACCCACATCGGTATCGGGTTGGCATCGAACATCTCGCGATATATCGCCTCGTTTTGTGCCAATGTGCGAGATTGTTCAAGTTGTGCAGTCATGTCTCGCATGACGATGATGGCGCCTAACTTATTACCAGCATCATCATAAAATGCTGCACCGTTGCAAGAGACAACCCTGGGGGCTTGTCCCTTGGCTCTAATCATAATAAGTACATCTTTGATGATTTCGCCATTGAACGCGCGTATCAGCGGTATTTGCTCAACACTTAACCTGTTTATGCCATCTGCATCGTACAAGTCGTAGTATTGGCTCCACTCGCTAGAGGCGATTTTAAGCGGGTCGAGCCCATGCCATTCTCTCGCAGCGCAGTTAAACCTGAGCAGTTGCATATTGGCATCACAAGCAACCACACCTTCAGTCTGGTTTTCAAGGAGCTGCTGATTAAACTGGCTGTTGAGTCTTTGTTTTTGCAGAACGATAGACAGTACGGCACTGATACAAATGATGGCAATCAGCGCTATCACACTGATCCAGATCAAGAGCTGCATCGTAGGCGTCAGTGAGTCTGCATCCTGTGACTGAAGGATCAGCCCCCAGGCAATGCAAAATATGATGTATATGCCCGCCAGCACGGCAAGCATGAACTTTTTGATGATGGCGCGCAGCTTGGCTTGCATATCGATAGGTAACCTTGTCAGCCCATGTAATGGAGATGCTGAAGGGATTATGCGTAGCTTTGATGTTTTTTACAAACGGCGCTTTGTAACAAAGACAAACATGCGCACTCATGCGCATGTTTTATAGGTGGTGGAACAGTCTAATTTTTAGATTAAACGTATCAGTTTGAACGTGATTGATTAATCTACGCCTTGGCTGGCAAGGTAGTCTTCATAATTGCCACTGAAGTCTATGATTTTATCTGCGCGAATTTCTAATATGCGCGTAGCCAATGAGCTCACAAACTCACGGTCATGACTCACAAACAATAAGGTGCCTTTGTATTTATCCAGCGCCGTATTGAGTGACTCGATAGATTCCATGTCCATATGGTTGGTTGGCTCATCCATCAGCATCACATTAGTTTTATCCAACATCAGTTTGCCAAACATCATGCGGCCTTTTTCACCGCCAGAAAGCACTTTGACTGATTTTTTGAAATCGTCGCCAGAGAACAGTAAACGTCCTAGCATGCTGCGCACGGCTTGGTCATCATCAGTCGCTTTTGTGTATTGCTTCATCCAGTCAAACAGATTGAGATCATCTTCAAAATCTTCTGAATGGTCTTGCGCAAAATAGCTGACGTTGGCTTTTTCTGCCCATTTTACTTTGCCATGTTTAGGCTTTAATTGACCTGCAAGACAGCGTAGCAGGGTGGTCTTACCAATACCGTTTTCGCCGATAATCGCGACTTTCTCACCTGCCTCTATCATCAAATCAAAATCATTAAAGAGCAGATGGTCAAAACCGTGGCTGAGCTTTTCTACTTCTACCGCATTGCGATGTAGTTTTTCGCGTTCATCATATTCAAAGCGAATGAATGGATATTGGCGGCTTGAAGGCTTGATATCTTCAACCTTGATTTTGTCGATTTGCTTGGCGCGGCTGGTGGCTTGTTTAGCTTTAGATGCATTAGCCGAGAAACGACGTACGAAATCTTGTAAATCAGAAATCTGCTGCTTGGCCTTGGCGTTATCTTTGGCTTGCTGCGCGCGTGCCATGGTTGAAGCTTCCATGAAGTCATCATAATTGCCTGGGTACACCGTCAGTTTGGCGTAATCCATGTCAGCTGTATGCGTACACACCTGATTCAAAAAGTGGCGATCATGCGAAATGATGATCATGGTGCAGTTGCGGTTATTCAGAATATCTTCCAGCCAGCGGATGGTGTTGATGTCCAGGTTATTGGTTGGCTCATCCAGCAGCAAAATGTCAGGGTTTGAGAACAGCGCTTGCGCTAGCAAAACACGTAATTTCCAGCCTGGTGCAATCGCGCTCATCAAGCCAGTATGTTGCTCAATTGGGATGCCGACACCCAGTAGCAATTCGCCTGCACGGGCTTCTGCCGTGTAACCATCATATTCAGCAAATACTGCTTCAAGCTCTGCGGCTTTCATGTAGTCGTCTTCAGTGGCTTCCATGTTCATGTAGATGGCGTTTTTCTCTGCACTGGCCTTCCACATTTCCTCATGGCCCATCATGACCACATCCAGCACACGCTGCTCTTCATAGCCAAACTGATCCTGACGTAGCCAGGACATGCGTTCGTGGCTATCCAATGCAATATTGCCAGCTGTAGGTTCTAATACACCAGCCAGAATCTTCATGAATGTGGATTTTCCACAGCCGTTGGCGCCAATCAAGCCATAGCGATTACCTTCGCCAAATTTGACTGATACGTTTTCGAACAAAGGCTTTGCGCCGAACTGCATGGTGATGTTGTTGCTAATGAGCACGTTGGTGTTCCTAAATGATTAAAACGAAAATACTGATTTATCCGAGATGCTGGTTTATTTGAATTGATCGTGAATGACGACGTCACCCAATGGTAGTTGGCCACCGCGCGGCCAAGGCTCTTTAATGCCTTTACCAATGGCGACGAACATTGCCGGTGTGTGATCTGCTGGCAGATTGATCAGTTTTGCTACGGCATCAAAATCAAAGCCATCCATCGGACAGCTGTCATAGCCCATATCTTTGGCTGCCAGCATGAGTGTCATGGCTGCCATTCCGCAAGAGCGCATCGCTTCATCGCGTTGTACTTGTTCGCGTCCACCATAATATTGGCCGATTGCGGGCACTAAAAAGTCTTGCACAGGTTTTGGCGCATCTTTCCAGTAACGTTCTGGCTGTTTTTCCCAAGACTTTAAATCTGCTGTGAGAATGACCAGAATTGAAGCATCTGTTACTTGGGCTTGATCCCAGCTGACTGCACGAATCTGTTTGCGTAGCTCAGGGTTTTGCACCACAACAAAGCGCCAGTTCTGAATATTGAAAGCGGTAGGGGAGAGTATGGCCAGTGAGAAAAGCTGATTGATTTCAGCCTCAGTGAGGCGATGTTCAGTGTCATAGGCCTTGATGGCACGGCGTGTTTCAATGGCGGTTTTTACTTCCATGATTACTTATTCTTTCCTATAATATTTCTATAATTTCGAGCGCGAGATCACCCGCTGGGCGTTTCCAAATAACAGTTTCACCAGTTTTGTGCCCGATAAGTGCTCGTGCCAAAGGTGATACATAACTGACTTTACCAGCGGTAATGTCAGCTTCATCTTCACCTACTATCATGAAGGTTAGCCTATCACCATGTTCATCTTCTACTTTTACCGTTGCACCAAATAACACTTGTTCGGATGGCTGCTCAGCAGGCTCAACCAAAATGACACTTTCCAGCCTTGCCTGAAAATAACGCAAATCCCGTTCCACCATACCAAGGCGTTGGCTGGCGACTGGGTCATCTTTATCTGGAGATAATTGCTGGCGCTCTAGCTCTAGGTTTTCAGACTGGTTTTGTAGCTGAGCCAAGCCAGCTGGTGTTACATAATTGGCATGTGGACTGATTGGCCGTTCCGGCAGATCAGTACCCGCATGCTCAAGATCATCTTCCTTAACAAATCCGCGACTCATGGATAGTTAAGCTTATTCCCACTCAATGGTGGCTGGTGGCTTGCCCGATACGTCATACACCACACGGTTAATGCCTCGCACTTCATTGATGATGCGGTTAGATGCTTTGCCCAATAGTGCATATGGCAACTCAGCCCAGTGCGCTGTCATGAAATCGCTGGTGACTACTGCGCGCAATGCCACTACGTAATCGTAAGTGCGGCCATCCCCCATCACGCCCACAGACTTCACTGGAAGGAACACAGCAAAGGCCTGACTGGTGAGGTCATACCAGCTTTTGCCTGTTTTTTCATCAATCGTATTGCGTAATTCTTCGATGAATATGGCATCAGCCAAGCGCAATAGATCGGCGTACTCTTTTTTAACTGCACCCAAAATACGTACACCTAGACCAGGGCCTGGGAAAGGGTGACGATAAACCATATCGTGTGGCAAACCCAGCGCAACGCCGAGTTCCCGTACTTCATCTTTAAACAGGTCACGTAATGGTTCTAGCAGTTTCAAACCTAGTGTTTCTGGCAGGCCGCCTACGTTATGGTGGCTCTTGATGGTGACCGCTTTTTTAGATTTCGCACCGCCTGATTCAATCACATCGGGGTAAATCGTACCTTGCGCCAGCCATTTGGCATTTTCCAGCTTTTTGGCTTCAACCTGGAAAACCTCTACGAATTCTTTACCTATAATTTTGCGCTTAGCTTCTGGGTCACTGACGCCTTCAAGTTCACCCATGAATTGAGCAGTCGCATCCACATGAATTACTTTTGCATGCAGGCGACCAGCAAACATCTCCATGACCATCTTGCCTTCATTCAGGCGTAGCAAGCCGTGGTCTACAAACACACAAGTGAGTTGGTCACCAATCGCGCGGTGGATCAATGCTGCTGCAACGCTGGAATCAACACCGCCGGACAGGCCCAAAATCACTTCTTCATCACCAACCTGCTGGCGAATTTTCTCGACCGCCTCAGTAATGTAATCGCCCATAATCCAATCTGCACGTGCCTTGCAGATATCCAGCACGAAGCGATTCAACATCGCTTGGCCTTGCTTGGTGTGAGTGACTTCAGGGTGGAACTGTACTGCGTAAAACTTACGGCTTTCGTCTGCCATGGCCGCAATCGGTGTGGTTTCATTGCTGGCGATGACTTTGAATCCTGCTGGTAATTCGGTCACTTTATCGCCGTGGCTCATCCAGACTTCAAGCAAGCCGTGGCCATCAGCGTTGCTGCTATCCTGAATATCCTTGAACAGTTCAGAATGGCCTCTTGCACGTACTTCTGCAAAGCCAAATTCACGCTTGGTGCCAGCCTCTACCTTGCCGCCCAATTGTTGCGCCATGGTTTGCATGCCATAACAGATGCCAAGTACTGGAACACCGAGCTCAAATACCACATTCGGTGCTTTGTCGGTTTCTTCTTCATACACGCTAGCATGACTGCCAGAGAGGATGATGCCATCCGCACCAAAATCACGGACAAAGTCATCTGACACATCGCATGGATGAATCTCGCAATAGACTTTTGCTTCACGCACACGTCTTGCGATTAACTGAGTAACTTGTGAGCCGAAATCAAGAATGAGGATTTTTGAGTGCATGAAAAAACTTGAAGAGGGAAGAGGGCTAAAACCAATTGGTTTATTTGCGCCTCTTTCCCTCTTCACCTTTAGTTAGTTAGTCGATACTGAGTTAGTCGATATGATAGTTAGGAGCTTCTTTGGTGATTTGTACATCATGTACATGAGATTCACGCATGCCAGCAGAAGTGATCTGCACAAACTCAGCCTTGTTGCGCATCTCATCAATGGTGCTGCAACCTACATAGCCCATAGAAGCGCGCAAGCCACCCATCAACTGGTGAATCACCGCAATCACACTGCCTTTGTAAGGTACACGGCCTTCGACGCCTTCAGGCACCAGTTTGTCGGCATTGCCATTGTTGTCCTGAAAGTAACGGTCGCTAGAGCCTTTTTGCATCGCACCAATAGAACCCATACCGCGGTAAGACTTATAAGATCGGCCTTGGAACAGCTCGATCTCACCAGGCGCTTCTTCAGTACCAGCAAACATACCACCTAGCATGACAGAGTAAGCTCCAGCGGCAATTGCCTTGGAGATATCGCCAGAGTAGCGGATGCCACCATCTGCAATAAACGGCACACCAGAACCACGCAAAGCTTCTTCAACATTGCTGACTGCGCTGATTTGCGGAACACCTACACCAGCCACGATACGAGTCGTGCAGATTGAGCCAGGGCCAATACCGACTTTTACACCATCTGCGCCATTATCAACCAACGCCTTGGCAGCAGCAGCGGTAGCAATGTTTCCACCAATCACTTGTACTTGCGGGAAATTCTTTTTAACCCACTTCACGCGATCAAGTACACCTTG
This genomic window from Methyloradius palustris contains:
- a CDS encoding BON domain-containing protein; the protein is MKSFKNTSAIYKALSATALVACMHFSVANAADTRIMLADASAPEAHSDGVGATLSDTAITAKIKAKLLTDDGLKKSKIDVTTTNGVVTLEGSATSSAAKSRAGSIAKAVDGVKSVDNTVKTPDSNKTADKAKREVSDSWITTKVKSAILADSVTKGFDVSVETTKGVVVLKGQLASEDALDHVKDIAAKIEGVKSVDTAGVRVTTM
- a CDS encoding phospholipase D-like domain-containing protein yields the protein MNHLKHDAFKWLQPFFLSLPFLLAGCGSLPTINPDMALHSPKPIHMEGARGPLSNKQSKAILAKLQKGADDTNIFDRHLAIEQEIGDSPLMVGNHVDLLVDGPATYESMFAAIAQATDTIDMETFILEPDDIGQRFVDALLQKQLEGVQVNLIYDSVGSLNTPKSFFQPLVDAGAHVIEYNPINPLNTRKGWELNERDHRKLLVIDGKIAYVGGINISSVYSSGSFGSTFASLGSSKRHKESLEDKTEDGKQTKKSEGLAWRDTHMRMEGPVVGEFQKLFMTSWEKQKGEPLENHDYFPAPVSAGRDVVRAIGSTPDDPFSLMYVTLISAINSAESQIYITNAYFVPDKQMLAALKEAAGRGVDVRILLPSTTDSNLVLYASHSYYDELLEAGVKIYERQDAFLHAKTAMIDGVWSTVGSSNMDWRSFLNNQEINAVILGQDFADRMQALYEKDLQDSKQITLSEWEHRSLLKRLKETGARLWARFL
- a CDS encoding NRAMP family divalent metal transporter; translation: MKLIPTQQVNRLLKKLGPGLITGAADDDPSGIATYSQAGAQFGMNMLWTVLFTYPLMVSIQIVSAKIGRVTGRGLADNIQQHFPAWLLYGVLSLLLVANTINIAADISAMGEAFKLIVGGSAHLYALIFGLASLLLQVFIPYRRYVRILKWLTLSLLAYVATAFVVHIPWTQVLVTSLFPHISWQTEYITTVVAVFGTTISPYLFFWQASQEVEEQLADPQSKPLIAAPEQAADSLRRIKIDTIIGMGFSNLVAFFIILTTAVTLNLHGISDIQTSAQAALALRPIAGEFAFLLFSAGIIGTGLLAIPVLAGASAYAMAGAFKWEHSLELSPKMAKPFYAIIVLSTLIGVGLSFSAIDPIKALYWSAVINGVISVPIMAVMMLMAVKPEIMGQFVISRRLKSLGWLATFMMALAVVAMFATI
- a CDS encoding EAL domain-containing protein, producing MQAKLRAIIKKFMLAVLAGIYIIFCIAWGLILQSQDADSLTPTMQLLIWISVIALIAIICISAVLSIVLQKQRLNSQFNQQLLENQTEGVVACDANMQLLRFNCAAREWHGLDPLKIASSEWSQYYDLYDADGINRLSVEQIPLIRAFNGEIIKDVLIMIRAKGQAPRVVSCNGAAFYDDAGNKLGAIIVMRDMTAQLEQSRTLAQNEAIYREMFDANPIPMWVFNIKTLDFLAVNEAAVSLYGWSKQEFLSMTLLEMRPIEEQQRLLQLMPSFENNHIKSFGEWLHWKQDGSLIDVEITSHPIIFNEHAARLVQAYDITKRKLVELETQSTNRLLLMLSNVNKLIMHRLPLLEILHEACNIAVDDGGFRMAWIGLIDEQANKVNVISSAGETGSYIENLTIDLNKIEANQVSIEDLKNGPIATAISTAKYVVVDNIATDKRMTYWREVALGHGYKSMITLPLNTNGKVIGTLNLYMGEAGAFEPRVVDLLDQFANNVSFAVSASEADRAKQIAEDALQKSRTLFHTLAQSSPVGIFHTNAKGHFIYVNKSWSDITETKLEQATSNRWLNALYEEDRPRISAKWKEALSTKQTFNQEFRFIRADGKTVWVKGQAATEYDEHHHFMGFVGTITDITILKNNEEQHRMSRAVFENTREGIMVTDENSRIMMVNSAFTDITGYDSEEVINLSPKLLNSGRHDDSFFSDLWDILIQTGHWQGEMWNRRKNGEVYPQLMSISSIKNELGDTTNYVAVFADISNIKASEDQLEFLAHHDPLTHLPNRLMLLSRLDHAVEVARREGKMIALLMLDLDRFKNVNDSFGHLAGDELLQQVAKRLLNKLRAVDTVTRLGGDEFTILIEGINSQEDVSKIASSIITALEAPWTLSNNVEVRIGTSIGVSMFPGHGESALELLQHADAALYQAKNAGRGCIRYFSESLTQAARDRFHIESRLRQAIPNNELRVYYQPKVDIRSGRIIGAEALVRWQDPVDGLIMPFIFIGIAEETGLIKSLGEWVLAETCRQGKEWIDAGLLPLNLAVNLSAHQFHHGNIVRTLSDVLEITQFPAEYLELELTESILMQRESEMVETLNQLRSKGVSLSIDDFGTGYSSLAYLKTFPLDVLKIDRSFVMDIEKDEDDRAITATIIKIAHTLGLKVVAEGVETQQQLEFLDAHGCDMYQGYLMGKPMPAADFITLLKRINH
- a CDS encoding ABC-F family ATPase, which produces MLISNNITMQFGAKPLFENVSVKFGEGNRYGLIGANGCGKSTFMKILAGVLEPTAGNIALDSHERMSWLRQDQFGYEEQRVLDVVMMGHEEMWKASAEKNAIYMNMEATEDDYMKAAELEAVFAEYDGYTAEARAGELLLGVGIPIEQHTGLMSAIAPGWKLRVLLAQALFSNPDILLLDEPTNNLDINTIRWLEDILNNRNCTMIIISHDRHFLNQVCTHTADMDYAKLTVYPGNYDDFMEASTMARAQQAKDNAKAKQQISDLQDFVRRFSANASKAKQATSRAKQIDKIKVEDIKPSSRQYPFIRFEYDEREKLHRNAVEVEKLSHGFDHLLFNDFDLMIEAGEKVAIIGENGIGKTTLLRCLAGQLKPKHGKVKWAEKANVSYFAQDHSEDFEDDLNLFDWMKQYTKATDDDQAVRSMLGRLLFSGDDFKKSVKVLSGGEKGRMMFGKLMLDKTNVMLMDEPTNHMDMESIESLNTALDKYKGTLLFVSHDREFVSSLATRILEIRADKIIDFSGNYEDYLASQGVD
- a CDS encoding nitroreductase family protein; protein product: MEVKTAIETRRAIKAYDTEHRLTEAEINQLFSLAILSPTAFNIQNWRFVVVQNPELRKQIRAVSWDQAQVTDASILVILTADLKSWEKQPERYWKDAPKPVQDFLVPAIGQYYGGREQVQRDEAMRSCGMAAMTLMLAAKDMGYDSCPMDGFDFDAVAKLINLPADHTPAMFVAIGKGIKEPWPRGGQLPLGDVVIHDQFK